From the genome of Triticum aestivum cultivar Chinese Spring chromosome 3B, IWGSC CS RefSeq v2.1, whole genome shotgun sequence, one region includes:
- the LOC123068634 gene encoding geranylgeranyl transferase type-1 subunit beta, producing the protein MGDHEEGPAGFARARHAAFLELMSSELPDGYATQEVNHLTLAYFAVAGLSLLRELDRVNKDQIAKWILSFQVHPEANDDLDNGQFYGFCGSRTTKFPSNLVKDPCHNGSHLASTYSALATLKIVGYDVLNLDSKVLLLSMKKLQQPDGSFMPTHIGAETDLRFVYCAAAICSMLKDWSGMDKEKAKEYILNCQSYDGGFGMVPGSESHGGGTFCAVAALYLMGFIQVDLASNLRESAPIDVQLLLEWCLQRQAADGGFQGRRNKPSDTCYAFWIGGVLKMIGAYHLIDHGALREFLLTCQTRYGGFSKFPDDELPDIYHSYYGLAALSLLGEEEVEPLCAELGIIAAAL; encoded by the exons ATGGGGGACcatgaggaggggccggccgggtTCGCGCGCGCGCGCCACGCGGCGTTCCTGGAGCTCATGTCGTCCGAGCTCCCCGACGGCTACGCCACGCAGGAGGTCAACCACCTCACCCTCGCCTACTTCGCCGtcgccggcctctccctcctccgggagctCGACCGG GTTAACAAGGATCAAATTGCCAAATGGATTTTGTCGTTTCAAGTACACCCTGAGGCAAACGACGACTTAGACAATG GGCAATTTTATGGATTCTGTGGCTCTAGAACAACTAAGTTCCCCTCAAATTTGGTGAAG GACCCTTGTCATAATGGTAGTCATCTAGCAAGCACTTATTCGGCCCTTGCTACATTGAAGATTGTAGGTTATGATGTACTCAACCTTGATAGCAAGGTTCTTCTACTGTCGATGAAGAAACTCCAGCAACCAGATGGAAG CTTCATGCCTACTCATATTGGTGCGGAAACAGACCTACGCTTTGTATACTGTGCAG CTGCGATCTGCTCAATGCTAAAAGACTGGTCAGGAATGGACAAGGAAAAGGCCAAGGAATACATTCTTAACTGTCAG TCATATGACGGTGGCTTTGGCATGGTTCCCGGTTCAGAATCTCATG GTGGGGGAACTTTCTGTGCTGTTGCGGCCCTATATCTAATGGGTTTCATTCAAGTTGATTTGGCATCGAACTTACGAGAGTCTGCGCCGATTGACGTACAATTGCTCCTGGAGTGGTGCCTTCAG AGGCAAGCAGCAGACGGGGGATTTCAGGGCAGAAGAAACAAGCCAAGCGATACATGCTACGCTTTCTG GATTGGTGGCGTGTTGAAGATGATTGGCGCCTACCACTTGATCGACCACGGCGCTCTGCGGGAGTTTCTGCTCACCTGCCAGACACGT TATGGAGGCTTCTCGAAATTCCCGGACGACGAGTTGCCAGACATCTACCACTCATACTACGGTCTCGCGGCCCTCTCATTGCTGGGGGAGGAGGAGGTCGAGCCGCTCTGCGCCGAGCTGGGGATCATCGCCGCCGCACTGTAG
- the LOC123068635 gene encoding very-long-chain (3R)-3-hydroxyacyl-CoA dehydratase PASTICCINO 2A produces the protein MAGVGSAVRRLYLSVYNWVVFVGWAQVLYYAVTALLAGGHEGVYAAVERPLQLAQTAAVMEILHGLVGLVRSPVTATLPQIGSRLFLTWGILWSFPETQSHILVTSLVISWSITEIIRYSFFGLKEMLGFAPSWLLWLRYSTFLILYPIGILSEVGLSYIALPYMKVSEKYFVKMPNKWNFSFDYFYTCVIAIGVYVPGGPHMFTYMLAQRKKALSKAKTA, from the exons ATGGCGGGCGTCGGGTCGGCGGTGCGGCGGCTCTACCTCTCCGTCTACAACTGGGTCGTCTTCGTCGGATG GGCGCAGGTGCTCTACTACGCGGTGACGGCGCTGCTGGCCGGCGGCCATGAGGGCGTCTACGCCGCCGTCGAGCGCCCGCTGCAGCTCGCGCAGACCGCCGCCGTCATGGAG ATTCTTCATGGGCTCGTAG GGTTGGTGAGGTCTCCGGTCACTGCAACTCTTCCACAAATAGGATCGAGGTTGTTTCTTACATGGGGCATCCTGTGGAGCTTTCCTGAG ACACAATCTCATATTCTTGTAACTTCTTTGGTCATAAGCTGGTCCATCACCGAG ATCATTAGATATTCTTTCTTCGGCTTGAAGGAGATGCTTGGATTTGCACCTTCTTGGCTTTTATGGCTTAG GTATAGCACATTTCTGATATTGTATCCTATCGGTATCCTTAGCGAAGTTGGTCTAAGCTACATTGCTCTGCCTTATATGAAG GTATCTGAAAAATACTTTGTTAAAATGCCTAACAAATGGAATTTCTCCTTCGACTACTTCTACACATGTGTTATCGCCATTGGTGTCTATGTTCCAG GTGGGCCGCACATGTTCACGTACATGCTTGCCCAGAGGAAGAAGGCCCTGTCAAAGGCAAAGACTGCATGA
- the LOC123067328 gene encoding uncharacterized protein has translation MTAAHEAQFLVGVGVVRHEKRAAGMRSDPSGWYVAWRTVLVHVPLVQEVAGLRPKKKPAKPKPPNRGRIGRFYQSQAQAQR, from the exons ATGACGGCAGCCCATGAAGCGCAATTTCTTGTTGGGGTTGGAGTTGTGCGGCATGAGAAGCGGGCGGCAGGGATGCGGTCAG ATCCCTCGGGTTGGTATGTGGCATGGAGGACGGTGCTGGTGCACGTCCCGCTCGTGCAGGAGGTCGCCGGCCTGCGCCCGAAGAAGAAGCCCGCCAAGCCCAAGCCCCCCAACCGCGGTCGCATCGGCAGGTTCTATCAGTCGCAAGCACAAGCACAGAGGTGA